A portion of the Rhodanobacter sp. AS-Z3 genome contains these proteins:
- a CDS encoding DUF4097 family beta strand repeat-containing protein → MKITRYLPLLLCLCISQALADTPIQLRHDASATARISISNVAGSVNVIAWDRNEVQVSGRLGDGTKPLAITGSNDHLEIKVEAQGSSHWLNWGSNSRMGPTTLELHVPKAASLEVDVVSAPLVIDGMDGGAIEVNTVSGRARINARTPSLSVDSVSGGIEQAGQADKANLQSVSGDILAPALGSQVELQTVSGRIQASGGPWQKLTLSTVSGNVQLNGGLTAGGSIDVDSMSGDVQLQLPANSNARLHASSFSGNLHSDFGTPTEPEHGPGSSLDTQLGKGQGKIGIETFSGDLRIRKQD, encoded by the coding sequence ATGAAAATCACCCGCTATCTTCCGCTCCTGCTATGCCTATGCATCAGCCAGGCCCTCGCCGACACACCGATCCAGTTGCGTCACGACGCCAGTGCCACCGCCCGAATCAGCATCAGCAATGTCGCCGGCTCGGTGAACGTGATCGCCTGGGACCGCAATGAAGTGCAGGTCAGCGGCCGCCTTGGTGACGGCACCAAGCCATTGGCGATCACCGGCAGCAACGACCACCTGGAGATCAAGGTCGAGGCGCAAGGCAGCTCGCACTGGCTCAATTGGGGCAGCAATAGCCGGATGGGCCCCACCACACTGGAGTTGCATGTACCCAAGGCCGCCTCGCTTGAGGTCGACGTGGTCAGCGCGCCGCTGGTGATTGACGGCATGGACGGCGGTGCCATCGAGGTCAACACGGTCAGTGGCAGGGCGCGCATCAATGCCCGCACACCGTCGCTCTCGGTGGATAGCGTGAGCGGCGGGATCGAGCAGGCCGGACAGGCGGACAAGGCTAACCTGCAAAGTGTAAGCGGCGACATCCTCGCTCCCGCACTGGGCAGTCAGGTCGAGCTGCAGACTGTTTCCGGCCGCATCCAGGCCAGTGGTGGGCCGTGGCAGAAACTCACGCTGAGCACTGTCTCGGGCAATGTGCAGTTGAACGGCGGATTGACCGCTGGCGGCAGCATCGATGTCGACAGCATGAGCGGCGATGTGCAGCTTCAACTACCGGCCAACAGCAATGCCCGCCTGCATGCAAGCAGCTTCAGCGGCAATCTGCACAGCGATTTCGGTACGCCCACCGAACCCGAGCACGGGCCCGGCAGCTCGCTCGACACGCAGCTGGGCAAGGGCCAGGGCAAGATCGGCATCGAGACCTTCAGCGGCGACCTGCGTATACGCAAGCAGGACTGA
- a CDS encoding TetR/AcrR family transcriptional regulator: MNVSSKPERTRLSAEDWELAALQLIAEQGVGALAVEALARQLGVTKGSFYWHFRTREALLLAALERWEQYGEREVLGQIEQISDPRERLPELFRRVAHELQPHRVYAALLKALDHPQVVPVIARVSQRRMEFLTTAYRESGLPPPQALNRARLTYAAYVGFLQLNFTLGLPRLNLEEFDAYVEHMIAVLIPA; encoded by the coding sequence ATGAATGTAAGCAGCAAGCCAGAACGCACCCGGCTATCGGCCGAAGATTGGGAACTCGCCGCCCTGCAGCTGATCGCCGAACAGGGCGTGGGCGCGTTGGCCGTTGAAGCACTGGCCCGCCAGCTCGGCGTGACCAAGGGCAGCTTCTATTGGCATTTCCGCACTCGCGAAGCCTTGTTGCTTGCGGCGCTGGAGCGCTGGGAGCAGTACGGCGAGCGCGAAGTGCTTGGCCAGATCGAGCAGATCAGCGATCCGCGCGAACGCCTGCCCGAGCTGTTCCGTCGAGTGGCCCACGAGTTGCAGCCGCATCGGGTCTATGCCGCGCTGTTGAAGGCACTGGATCATCCACAGGTGGTGCCGGTGATTGCCCGGGTATCGCAGCGACGCATGGAATTCCTCACCACCGCGTATCGCGAGTCCGGCCTGCCGCCGCCGCAAGCATTGAACCGGGCACGGCTGACGTATGCCGCCTATGTCGGTTTCCTGCAGCTCAACTTCACGCTGGGGCTGCCACGGTTGAATCTGGAAGAGTTCGACGCCTATGTCGAACACATGATCGCGGTGCTGATTCCAGCTTGA
- a CDS encoding sigma-70 family RNA polymerase sigma factor, protein MSPASAGNLDSDDVRAAAAGDRQAFQRLYHLHSGRVHGAVFRLAGYDHARAEDLTQEAFVRAWQKLPGFRHESAFGTWLYRLAVNVALMDIRARGADPVSMLDDEQMPDIGAMPFCAAEREELAHAISMLPPRARAVLVLHDIEGWKHEEISLELGMAVGTSKAQLHRARGLLRKVLGEAA, encoded by the coding sequence ATGTCGCCTGCGTCAGCGGGAAACCTCGACAGCGACGACGTGCGCGCCGCCGCAGCCGGCGACCGGCAAGCGTTTCAGCGGTTGTATCACCTGCACAGTGGCCGCGTGCATGGCGCAGTCTTTCGACTGGCGGGTTACGACCATGCCCGCGCCGAAGACCTGACCCAGGAAGCCTTCGTGCGCGCCTGGCAGAAGCTGCCCGGATTTCGCCATGAAAGCGCCTTCGGCACTTGGCTGTACCGACTCGCGGTCAACGTGGCACTGATGGATATCCGTGCCCGTGGCGCCGACCCGGTGAGCATGCTGGACGACGAGCAGATGCCGGACATCGGTGCGATGCCCTTTTGCGCCGCCGAACGCGAGGAACTGGCACACGCCATCAGCATGCTGCCGCCGCGCGCCCGCGCCGTGCTGGTCTTGCATGACATTGAAGGCTGGAAGCACGAAGAGATCAGCCTTGAACTGGGCATGGCGGTCGGCACTTCGAAAGCACAGTTGCATCGCGCACGCGGTTTGCTGCGCAAGGTATTGGGAGAAGCGGCATGA
- a CDS encoding alpha/beta hydrolase: MVVHPFPATCTRFEVADLTLAMETRHAHGAPGLLFAHGFGQTRHAWNGAASALADAGCRCVTFDSRGHGESDRLVGAGGYHMDQFADDLRRVAAAQPQLPILVGASMGGLLGMVLAGETHPAPFRALVLVDITPRWETAGVERILAFMQAHPDGFDSYADAAEQIAAYLPQRRERKSEQQLRPLLREGIDGRLRWHWDPALLAGDLVQESERYQPRLQAAATKIDVPVLLLSGARSDVVSRATVDEFLQLVPHAIHIELPHATHMVAGDANDAFTREVVRFVQSLDSLPVDRPTAGGVSSQ; the protein is encoded by the coding sequence ATGGTCGTTCATCCATTCCCCGCCACCTGCACTCGTTTCGAAGTCGCCGATCTGACGCTGGCGATGGAGACGCGTCACGCCCACGGTGCCCCCGGCTTGTTGTTCGCGCACGGCTTCGGCCAGACCCGCCACGCCTGGAATGGCGCGGCGTCAGCATTGGCGGATGCCGGCTGCCGTTGCGTGACGTTCGACAGCCGTGGTCATGGCGAGAGTGATCGGCTGGTCGGTGCTGGCGGCTACCACATGGATCAGTTCGCCGACGACCTGCGCCGCGTCGCCGCCGCCCAGCCGCAACTGCCGATTCTGGTGGGTGCTTCGATGGGCGGTCTGCTCGGCATGGTGCTGGCCGGGGAAACACATCCCGCGCCGTTTCGTGCGCTGGTGCTGGTCGACATCACGCCACGCTGGGAAACCGCCGGGGTAGAACGCATCCTCGCTTTCATGCAGGCGCATCCGGACGGCTTCGACAGTTATGCCGACGCGGCCGAGCAGATCGCCGCCTATCTGCCGCAACGACGCGAACGCAAGAGCGAGCAGCAATTGCGCCCGTTGCTGCGCGAAGGCATTGATGGCCGACTGCGCTGGCACTGGGACCCTGCCTTGCTGGCCGGCGACCTGGTGCAGGAAAGCGAGCGCTACCAGCCGCGCCTGCAGGCGGCAGCGACGAAGATCGACGTGCCCGTGCTGCTGCTGTCCGGTGCACGCAGCGATGTCGTGTCGCGCGCCACCGTCGACGAATTTCTGCAGCTGGTGCCGCATGCCATACATATCGAGCTGCCGCACGCCACCCACATGGTGGCTGGTGACGCGAATGATGCTTTCACACGCGAAGTCGTGCGCTTCGTGCAGAGTCTGGATTCACTCCCCGTCGACCGGCCGACTGCCGGCGGCGTTTCATCGCAATGA